In a genomic window of Shouchella clausii:
- a CDS encoding S1C family serine protease, with the protein MVNNQPPEEERFEEEPPLEAFMEEEPPPKTRPLRKAVVMTVAAVVALAMLVQGSAFLFQHFSLDALRFTSESQQLEKEGDFEPFKEAVVAVQTDRGHGTGFIISESGDVLTNEHVIRGASSIYVHLPDGERYEATETKTDETNDLAMLALEGQPDNLPTLTLADTAAIPGNTVYVIGHPMTHSYITNKGEVKESHDAYQVLAITNAVFPGHSGSPVLSEEGEVVGMVYARTSGENGNGEGLAVPLRQILAFVEDDQALNRRF; encoded by the coding sequence ATGGTAAACAACCAACCTCCAGAAGAAGAACGATTTGAAGAAGAGCCGCCACTTGAGGCGTTTATGGAAGAAGAGCCGCCCCCAAAAACAAGACCTCTTCGAAAAGCGGTTGTTATGACAGTAGCAGCTGTTGTCGCGTTGGCTATGCTTGTGCAAGGAAGTGCCTTTTTGTTTCAGCATTTCAGTTTAGACGCACTCCGCTTTACGAGCGAAAGCCAACAATTGGAAAAGGAAGGTGATTTTGAACCATTTAAAGAAGCGGTCGTTGCTGTGCAAACAGACAGAGGCCACGGGACAGGCTTCATCATTTCAGAAAGTGGCGACGTGCTCACCAATGAACACGTGATTCGTGGAGCTTCGTCCATTTATGTCCATTTGCCAGATGGAGAGCGTTACGAGGCGACTGAGACGAAAACAGACGAAACGAATGATTTAGCCATGTTGGCGCTTGAAGGGCAGCCAGACAATTTACCGACATTAACGCTTGCCGATACGGCAGCGATCCCCGGAAACACGGTGTACGTAATTGGCCATCCGATGACGCATTCATACATCACAAACAAAGGGGAAGTAAAAGAAAGCCATGATGCCTACCAAGTTCTAGCAATTACCAATGCTGTTTTCCCTGGACACAGCGGTTCGCCGGTGTTGTCAGAAGAAGGAGAGGTCGTGGGAATGGTCTATGCTCGTACTAGTGGGGAAAACGGAAATGGCGAAGGGCTTGCTGTGCCGCTCCGCCAAATCCTCGCATTTGTCGAAGATGATCAGGCACTTAATCGTCGATTTTAA
- a CDS encoding YojF family protein, which produces MEPIEKERLQSLLDSFLNEDVYLHLETTNGAYASHFDESFFSASAYIRNALISFEHGLVAGNGPYRVGLKMNIGWIYGEGLTHFELDKKGRLLMAGHGPDGKLGVAFEISRTPFDD; this is translated from the coding sequence ATGGAACCGATTGAGAAAGAACGCCTTCAATCATTGCTTGATTCTTTTCTGAACGAAGACGTTTACTTGCATTTAGAAACGACAAATGGGGCTTACGCTTCCCATTTTGACGAATCGTTTTTTTCAGCCAGCGCCTACATCCGCAATGCCCTTATTTCATTCGAACATGGCCTTGTCGCTGGCAACGGCCCATACAGAGTTGGTTTAAAAATGAACATTGGCTGGATATATGGCGAAGGGTTAACCCATTTTGAACTAGACAAAAAGGGGCGGCTATTAATGGCTGGCCATGGCCCCGACGGAAAACTTGGCGTCGCCTTTGAAATTTCACGCACGCCTTTTGACGATTAA
- a CDS encoding DUF2188 domain-containing protein, producing the protein MPWTMDDYPSSLKNFDKAVRKKAIEMANSMVKDGYSESRAIPIATEQAKKWKENADENEVAHFLKHGKVTPSKHDSSSSSPKTADKPEHVVKREDGWAVYAEGAKRASYVANTKEEALQRARKIAKNKGAGVKIDD; encoded by the coding sequence ATGCCATGGACAATGGATGACTACCCCTCATCTTTAAAAAATTTCGATAAGGCTGTCCGCAAAAAAGCGATTGAAATGGCCAACTCGATGGTCAAAGACGGCTACTCTGAAAGCCGCGCCATTCCAATTGCCACCGAACAGGCGAAAAAATGGAAAGAAAATGCTGACGAAAACGAAGTCGCCCACTTTTTGAAACATGGTAAAGTAACTCCGTCTAAACATGATTCTTCGTCGTCTTCACCAAAAACAGCCGACAAGCCTGAGCATGTTGTCAAGCGTGAAGATGGCTGGGCTGTTTATGCAGAAGGAGCAAAGCGCGCTTCTTATGTGGCGAATACAAAAGAAGAAGCGTTGCAAAGAGCACGCAAAATTGCAAAAAACAAAGGAGCAGGCGTTAAAATCGACGATTAA
- a CDS encoding acyl-CoA dehydrogenase family protein, which yields MSILDEQSAVGREQALRHILKGFSEIGALHDQQQTVPIENIAALKESGYTALPVETKYGGRQISLSEMLYLQQLIAEEDGPTALCIGWHMGTMYQLAEEKNWPKHWHEQISCEVVEKGVLLNTAATEKATGSPTRGGAFQTTAKYERGEWVLNGTKTFTTLAEQLDYYLILATVEPEKQVGLFIVPQNTPGVTVEKTWDMMAMGSTGSEDLHLKNVKLPSDHFIKKQEKDGLPTAWLLHIPACYLGIARAAIREAAKFANSYSPNSIQGTIAQLPHVKQKLGEAAILYEQSRHFLYSVANKWDDSDKETRMQLNTELKMVKYAVVNNANRIVDFVMRAVGAHSLSNQSPLSRYYKNVRAGLHNPPMDDMVVQAAAESVLQRES from the coding sequence TTGTCAATTTTGGATGAACAATCAGCAGTGGGCCGGGAACAAGCATTGCGCCACATTTTAAAAGGTTTTTCTGAAATTGGCGCCCTCCACGACCAGCAACAAACGGTGCCAATTGAAAATATTGCCGCCCTTAAGGAATCTGGCTATACAGCGTTGCCGGTAGAAACGAAATATGGAGGAAGACAGATTTCCCTTAGCGAAATGCTATACCTTCAACAATTGATTGCCGAAGAGGACGGTCCGACCGCCTTGTGCATCGGCTGGCATATGGGGACGATGTACCAGTTGGCCGAGGAGAAAAATTGGCCTAAGCATTGGCACGAACAGATCAGTTGTGAAGTTGTCGAAAAAGGGGTTCTCCTCAACACAGCTGCAACAGAAAAAGCGACAGGGAGTCCGACACGAGGGGGAGCTTTTCAAACGACAGCCAAGTATGAACGAGGCGAGTGGGTCCTAAATGGTACAAAAACCTTTACGACACTTGCCGAACAATTAGATTATTATTTAATTCTCGCTACTGTCGAACCAGAAAAACAGGTAGGCTTGTTTATCGTACCGCAAAACACGCCAGGAGTGACCGTCGAAAAAACATGGGACATGATGGCAATGGGTTCTACTGGAAGCGAAGATTTGCACTTAAAAAATGTCAAGCTGCCAAGTGACCATTTTATTAAAAAGCAAGAAAAGGATGGCCTGCCAACAGCATGGCTGCTCCACATTCCTGCCTGCTATTTGGGAATAGCCCGTGCTGCCATCCGAGAAGCAGCGAAGTTTGCCAATTCATATTCTCCTAATAGCATTCAAGGAACGATTGCTCAATTGCCACACGTCAAACAAAAGCTTGGTGAAGCCGCGATTTTATATGAACAAAGCCGCCACTTCCTGTACAGTGTGGCCAATAAATGGGACGATAGCGACAAAGAAACCCGTATGCAGTTAAACACAGAATTAAAAATGGTCAAATACGCAGTAGTCAACAACGCAAACAGAATCGTCGACTTCGTAATGAGAGCTGTTGGCGCCCATAGCCTATCCAATCAGTCGCCATTATCGCGGTATTATAAAAATGTCCGCGCTGGTCTCCACAACCCGCCCATGGACGACATGGTCGTCCAAGCCGCCGCAGAAAGCGTATTGCAAAGGGAATCATAG